The Candidatus Rokuibacteriota bacterium genome window below encodes:
- a CDS encoding ribbon-helix-helix protein, CopG family yields MAKVMVSLPDEFLKKVDRTARVQGRSRSELIREALRTMLDGKNARRQSWRKALAPLRELEQHWVGQWDSTDIIRYYRDSRYGPENRR; encoded by the coding sequence TTGGCCAAAGTCATGGTGTCGCTTCCCGACGAGTTCCTGAAGAAGGTAGACCGAACCGCAAGGGTCCAGGGCCGGTCACGGAGTGAGCTGATCCGTGAGGCCTTGAGGACCATGCTCGACGGCAAGAACGCCCGCCGGCAATCCTGGAGGAAGGCGCTAGCTCCCCTGCGGGAACTCGAGCAGCACTGGGTCGGCCAGTGGGACTCAACCGACATCATTCGCTACTACCGCGACAGTCGGTATGGCCCCGAAAATCGTCGTTGA
- a CDS encoding type II toxin-antitoxin system VapC family toxin translates to MAPKIVVDTSVFIKWFKTRDEGLLKEARSLLKEAETRSLEVHVPALLLYEVGNVFLLKTRLGRAALDDVIEHLQTLPFKVAPPATPLLKRAARLGRELALTFYDASFLALAVELDCPYVTADRHLFERARSLPRVRHLSRVGSLT, encoded by the coding sequence ATGGCCCCGAAAATCGTCGTTGACACTTCTGTCTTCATCAAGTGGTTCAAAACCCGCGACGAAGGCCTCCTCAAAGAGGCACGCAGCCTTCTGAAGGAGGCAGAGACCCGTTCTCTCGAGGTCCATGTCCCGGCGCTGCTCTTGTACGAGGTCGGCAATGTCTTTCTTCTTAAGACCCGGTTGGGCCGCGCCGCGCTGGATGATGTCATCGAGCACCTGCAAACTCTGCCCTTTAAGGTGGCCCCGCCCGCCACGCCTCTTCTGAAGCGCGCTGCTCGTCTGGGACGTGAGCTCGCCCTCACTTTCTACGATGCCTCCTTCCTCGCGCTGGCGGTTGAACTAGACTGCCCATACGTCACCGCTGACCGGCATCTCTTCGAACGCGCCCGCTCCCTTCCCCGGGTTCGTCACCTCTCGCGAGTCGGCAGCCTAACGTAA